From a region of the Neobacillus niacini genome:
- a CDS encoding cytochrome d ubiquinol oxidase subunit II, translating to MADALIAITVLWGFVFIYAVMATMDFGAGFWSMIYINREKTKATNIANRYLSPTWEVTNTFIVALVVAVYSLFPSAANILGTILLIPGSLILLLLALRSAFLVFSNIATEYKKPLTYISGIAGIIIPGLLISVLPITHGHYVDFADGTVNLNLNKLFSSPNEYAFIGFAITSTLFLSSLLLADYSKASNEMEAYRVYLRDGKILGPISLIMALLIMITLKNEVSWLYNKMMEDLPLLWISVGFFLIIGYGLYARNPFQKGERGMPRLAVIAVTIQYLIASYVYGKAHLPYIIYPNVTIESAFTDPNSFRAVFITYIVGFAILFPGFIYFWSLFMNDKRYLRQKGNQ from the coding sequence ATGGCTGATGCTCTTATTGCAATTACCGTGCTGTGGGGGTTCGTGTTTATCTATGCTGTTATGGCCACCATGGATTTTGGAGCAGGCTTCTGGTCAATGATTTACATTAACCGGGAAAAAACGAAAGCAACGAACATTGCCAATCGCTATTTATCACCTACGTGGGAAGTAACAAATACCTTTATTGTTGCGTTGGTGGTTGCTGTTTACAGCCTTTTTCCAAGTGCGGCCAATATTCTAGGGACGATTCTACTCATACCCGGCAGCTTAATCCTTTTATTACTTGCATTACGAAGCGCCTTTTTAGTTTTTTCAAATATAGCTACGGAATATAAAAAGCCGCTCACTTACATTTCTGGTATTGCAGGTATTATTATTCCTGGCCTGTTAATTAGCGTGTTGCCGATTACGCATGGACACTATGTTGATTTTGCAGATGGTACTGTGAATTTAAACCTTAATAAACTTTTTTCGAGCCCCAATGAATACGCCTTTATTGGGTTTGCTATCACGAGTACACTGTTTCTCTCTTCATTATTATTAGCGGATTATTCCAAGGCTTCGAATGAAATGGAAGCTTACCGAGTGTACCTTCGTGATGGAAAGATTCTTGGTCCGATATCATTAATTATGGCATTGCTAATTATGATTACCTTAAAAAATGAAGTCAGTTGGTTATACAATAAAATGATGGAGGATCTTCCATTACTATGGATATCGGTCGGCTTCTTTTTAATTATCGGGTACGGTTTATATGCGCGAAACCCTTTTCAAAAAGGGGAACGAGGCATGCCAAGACTGGCTGTAATTGCGGTTACGATTCAATATCTAATTGCAAGCTACGTTTATGGAAAGGCCCATTTGCCATATATCATCTATCCGAATGTTACGATTGAGTCCGCCTTTACAGACCCTAACTCCTTTAGAGCGGTGTTTATCACGTATATCGTCGGCTTCGCAATCCTTTTCCCCGGTTTTATTTACTTTTGGAGTTTATTTATGAATGATAAGCGTTATTTGAGGCAAAAGGGGAACCAGTAG
- a CDS encoding cytochrome ubiquinol oxidase subunit I, with the protein MSDLLIARSLFGTTMAFHIIFATIGVGLPLMILAAELLYQKTKDQDYVVMAKRWTKAFAVLLGVGIPTGTIAGVQLSLLWPGFMEVIGRVMPLPFQIEIYAFFIEALFMSIYVYAAERIAPWMRIASLVLVAIGALSSAVLITNVHAFQGTPAGFRYEDGKFLDIDPWAAFFNPSFFVTAGHVALSAYVVGAFVVASVASFKMMKNKIGSRVYLFHQKALVLSLVVGGIFAFLTALNGHESAQYLHKYQPEKLAAAEGLFETQSHAPLAIGGFTDKETKEIKGAIEIPWALSFLAGNSFDTVVVGLNDYPEELWPPLFIHTLFNGMVFIGSALIMVPLLVFAWKKLLKKTQYPKLMLWGLVTTGPLAVIAIECGWIFACSGRQPWVIYHILSTAESATTATNLGALFVSFIIVYMILGFSVVFVLLYFFRKNTELDDIERAEKKGTPLFSSNS; encoded by the coding sequence TTGAGTGATTTATTAATAGCCCGTTCCTTATTTGGAACGACAATGGCTTTTCATATTATATTTGCCACGATAGGCGTCGGTTTGCCGCTCATGATTTTAGCTGCAGAGCTTCTCTATCAAAAAACGAAGGATCAGGATTATGTTGTAATGGCGAAACGCTGGACAAAGGCATTCGCCGTTTTACTCGGAGTTGGAATCCCGACTGGTACGATTGCGGGAGTTCAATTATCGTTATTGTGGCCTGGTTTTATGGAAGTGATCGGTCGAGTAATGCCCCTTCCTTTCCAAATCGAAATCTATGCCTTTTTTATTGAAGCATTGTTTATGTCTATCTACGTCTATGCAGCGGAAAGAATCGCTCCTTGGATGCGGATTGCTAGTTTAGTTCTTGTGGCCATTGGTGCTCTGTCCTCTGCTGTCTTAATTACCAACGTCCATGCCTTTCAGGGTACACCTGCAGGATTTCGCTATGAAGATGGAAAATTTCTAGACATTGATCCTTGGGCTGCTTTTTTTAACCCCAGCTTCTTTGTAACAGCCGGACATGTGGCATTATCTGCCTATGTAGTGGGAGCTTTTGTGGTTGCGTCTGTTGCGTCTTTTAAAATGATGAAAAATAAAATCGGTTCGAGAGTATATCTATTTCATCAAAAAGCACTGGTTCTAAGTCTAGTAGTAGGTGGTATCTTTGCTTTTCTCACCGCTCTAAATGGACATGAATCCGCTCAATACTTACATAAGTACCAGCCGGAAAAGTTAGCGGCTGCGGAAGGGTTATTTGAAACACAATCGCATGCACCCTTAGCGATTGGTGGTTTTACGGATAAGGAAACGAAAGAAATAAAAGGGGCGATCGAGATTCCTTGGGCGTTAAGTTTTCTCGCGGGGAACAGCTTTGATACGGTAGTTGTCGGCTTAAATGATTATCCAGAGGAGCTATGGCCGCCATTATTCATCCATACTCTTTTTAATGGAATGGTGTTCATTGGTTCAGCTCTTATCATGGTTCCTTTACTTGTTTTCGCCTGGAAAAAATTATTAAAAAAAACACAATATCCAAAACTAATGCTTTGGGGGCTGGTAACGACAGGTCCGCTGGCTGTGATCGCCATTGAATGTGGATGGATTTTTGCATGTTCAGGTCGTCAGCCATGGGTAATCTACCACATCTTATCAACTGCAGAGTCTGCTACGACCGCAACCAACTTAGGTGCTCTATTTGTTTCGTTTATAATTGTCTACATGATCTTAGGGTTTTCTGTAGTGTTTGTATTACTGTACTTCTTTAGAAAAAACACAGAATTAGATGATATTGAGCGGGCAGAGAAAAAAGGCACCCCATTATTTAGTTCCAATTCATAG
- a CDS encoding DUF6803 family protein, whose protein sequence is MNMTHYMGLLADNQPWNLIIFMAIPVICAETIAVTELAILYTRNLTGKLRSVNKITSIFVGIYFTGIFIHLLFNAVIPITSNGEWHGWIDIVAVGFYLLGIIPLLGMALLDLNIIHKNKSQEEKLKVHAIFVGMFLIFAHIAMIAGMVDPTIVSDMPSMGHNM, encoded by the coding sequence ATGAACATGACACATTATATGGGCTTACTAGCAGATAATCAACCATGGAATCTGATTATTTTTATGGCAATTCCGGTTATCTGTGCGGAAACAATTGCTGTAACAGAATTAGCTATTTTATATACTAGGAATTTAACTGGTAAATTAAGATCGGTTAACAAAATAACATCCATTTTTGTAGGAATTTATTTCACTGGTATTTTTATTCACTTATTATTCAATGCTGTTATACCGATAACATCAAACGGAGAATGGCATGGATGGATTGATATAGTTGCAGTAGGGTTTTACTTACTGGGAATTATCCCATTGCTGGGTATGGCACTTTTGGATTTAAATATTATTCATAAAAACAAATCACAAGAAGAAAAATTAAAAGTTCACGCGATCTTTGTTGGTATGTTTCTAATCTTTGCACACATTGCTATGATCGCCGGAATGGTTGATCCAACCATCGTTTCTGACATGCCAAGTATGGGTCACAATATGTAA
- a CDS encoding alkaline phosphatase D family protein — translation MTNLDEMIRKFNEQNLKKNLDRRSFLHGAGKIAGLSLGLTIAQSLGGFKVDAAPNFSEYPFTLGVASGDPLSDSVVLWTRLAPDPLNGGGMPAHVVPVNWELATDENFRNVIKRGTEHASPNLAHSVHVEVSGLQANTVYFYRFKTGNELSPVGKTKTLPAAGASTASMTFAFASCQQYEHGYFTAYKHMAKEDLDLVFHLGDYIYEYGTNEYLSPTGNVRAHKGDEIITIEDYRNRHAQYRSDEHLRAAHAAFPWVVTWDDHEVENNYANVIPEKGQSVEAFIKRRAAAYQAYYEHMPLRRSSLPHDGGMHLYRDFTYGDLANFFVLDTRQYRDDQANGDGTKAHTPESLDPKRTLLGTEQEQWLLGKLGNSKSHWNVLAQQIFFAQRKSGSITAPKFSMDSWDGYPAARQRITDFVAGNNINNVIVLTGDVHASWASNLTTDYNKPESPIFGAEFVGTSITSGGDGSDWRADTAKSLADNPHIKFFNNYRGYVRCRVTPEQWRADYRVVPFVTEQGADISTRASFVFEKDQQGLKEIAATTVPMGVQMSNEVEEDRHRAHSRAHEKQMEKKRKREAVTN, via the coding sequence ATGACTAATTTGGATGAAATGATCAGGAAGTTTAACGAACAAAATTTGAAAAAGAATTTAGACCGCCGGAGCTTTCTTCATGGAGCCGGCAAGATCGCTGGGCTTTCCCTTGGGCTGACCATTGCACAATCATTGGGAGGATTTAAAGTAGATGCGGCTCCGAATTTCAGTGAATATCCTTTTACGCTTGGTGTTGCTTCCGGCGACCCGCTGTCAGACAGTGTCGTACTTTGGACAAGGTTGGCTCCGGATCCATTAAATGGTGGAGGCATGCCAGCTCACGTCGTTCCCGTTAATTGGGAGCTTGCAACAGACGAAAACTTCCGCAACGTAATCAAACGAGGAACAGAACATGCTTCGCCTAATCTCGCACATTCTGTCCATGTAGAAGTAAGCGGCTTGCAGGCAAATACGGTTTATTTTTACCGCTTCAAGACCGGAAATGAACTAAGTCCTGTTGGAAAAACAAAAACCTTACCGGCAGCAGGAGCCAGCACAGCAAGCATGACGTTCGCATTCGCTTCCTGTCAGCAGTATGAACACGGGTATTTTACTGCGTACAAGCATATGGCGAAAGAGGATCTTGATCTTGTATTCCACCTTGGTGATTACATATATGAATACGGTACAAACGAGTATCTTTCACCAACGGGCAATGTCCGTGCCCACAAAGGCGATGAAATTATCACGATTGAAGATTACCGCAATCGTCATGCTCAATATCGTTCAGATGAACACCTCAGGGCTGCACACGCTGCATTCCCGTGGGTTGTTACTTGGGATGATCATGAAGTGGAAAACAATTATGCAAATGTCATTCCAGAAAAGGGCCAGTCTGTTGAGGCTTTTATCAAGCGTCGTGCTGCTGCGTACCAGGCTTATTACGAACATATGCCGCTTCGAAGGTCGTCATTGCCTCACGATGGCGGCATGCATTTATACCGGGATTTTACATATGGTGATTTGGCGAACTTCTTTGTTCTTGATACACGTCAGTACCGTGATGACCAGGCGAATGGCGATGGAACGAAAGCTCATACACCGGAATCCTTGGATCCAAAGCGCACTCTTCTTGGAACAGAACAAGAACAATGGCTGCTTGGTAAGCTAGGAAATTCGAAATCCCATTGGAACGTCCTGGCACAACAGATTTTCTTTGCACAGCGTAAATCTGGAAGCATCACAGCACCAAAATTCAGTATGGATTCGTGGGATGGATATCCGGCAGCACGTCAGCGGATTACCGATTTTGTTGCTGGCAATAACATCAACAATGTTATCGTTCTTACTGGAGATGTCCATGCAAGCTGGGCTTCTAACCTAACGACAGATTACAACAAACCAGAATCTCCGATTTTTGGAGCAGAATTTGTTGGAACATCGATTACTTCGGGTGGAGACGGATCAGATTGGCGTGCAGATACGGCCAAATCTTTAGCGGATAACCCGCATATTAAATTTTTTAATAATTACCGTGGTTACGTTCGCTGCCGGGTCACTCCTGAACAATGGCGTGCAGATTACCGTGTCGTCCCATTTGTAACTGAGCAGGGTGCAGATATTTCAACAAGAGCGTCATTTGTTTTTGAGAAAGATCAGCAAGGGCTCAAAGAAATTGCAGCAACCACAGTGCCTATGGGTGTTCAAATGTCGAATGAAGTGGAAGAAGACCGCCACCGTGCCCACTCCCGCGCGCACGAAAAGCAAATGGAGAAAAAGCGCAAACGAGAAGCCGTTACGAATTAA